The following DNA comes from Megalobrama amblycephala isolate DHTTF-2021 linkage group LG20, ASM1881202v1, whole genome shotgun sequence.
CTAGAACACTCAACATTGAAAATGTAGAAGAACCAGCTTGAAGTCACTATTttaaagtcacatttattttcaataaaaaagtaTCTCAACTGGGTTTTACAACACTACACTGTAGTAACAACTGATTACTTGGTGACACTGAGGAAATCTGAGGAAAGCTTGGTTGTCCAAACTCTGCGTCATGAAGTATTTTTTGGATCTGAAGCTTCACCAAGGACTGCTTTGAAGCAGGTAAGCGTCTTAACGCAGGTGCTAAGCTCCGTAGAAATAAATCGACTTCATCTTGCTGTTGTTcgtctttctctctgtctcttgaGTCTTTAGATGCCAAATACCTCTCCAACAGCTCTAGTGTCTCTGATCGCCTTCTCTTTACAATGCCAGACCGGATTGCTCCTGGACTTGTCATGGATGTTCCTGTACTGGTGCTGGCTGGTTCAGCCCCGCTGTCTTCATCTGGCTCGTCATCCTCGATTTTGCCGGGAACACTGTCCAAAATAACACTGTACACCAGTAAAAACCACTGTGAATATCCCTGAGGTTTTGGATGCTTCATTACAATACAGAACAGATGCATGATACAACCCATTGCTGAAATTTAAAATGAAGGGGGCCATTTACACTACACcatcaactaaaaactgaaaactttgtGTCTTTTGGCCGTTCTTTTACAAGACAatggcgttttgggggcctaaaaactattttgaaaacgggtttcaaagtgcaagtttttgaaaacgataacGTTATAGTCTCCATGTAGACTACAAAAACGCAAATCTGAAAACGGTGGTGGCATGTACGTGTATGTGCgcagtctttctttacaaaatgacatcgccatctgctggcctggcatgaataatacagtgtTCAATTATTTTCACAATCCTTGTGaatgtacaaagaaaaaactttccgtttttagttcatcgttgtcatgtaaacgtaccctcggtgtaaactacaaaaaaaacatttgtgaaaatggtgacgtcatgcacatgtgTATTATGTGTTCAATCTGTAGGtatgtagtgtttctttacagagacggatccgtgtgaacggggatcattttAACAACCTTGTCGTCTGTACacgaaaaacgcaaaggaaaagcttttccatttttattacattgcTGTCGCCTAAATGTACCCTAAAATTAAATTCTATATGCTATAGAGAGATTAAATGATgttatttcataaaataaatagaataatagCCAGGTAAACTTTTGAATCATAAcatatttgtgtgtttattgcTGTAACACAAAAATGAACACATGGTGGCAGGTGTGGGTGTGATTAAACTGACAAAAATGTGTGCAAATAATGTTGTGATTTTAATTGTCGGATACAGTCAAGAAGATCAAGACTCCGAATAATGTTTTATGTTAAGTATATCTAATAGTGCACTCTACAAAAAACATGGAATTCATGCTTTTATTACACTTAAGTAATGTGACAGTTATGTTCAGGGAGGAATACTAGCATATTTTTTAtgcataaacattttatttataaaaatgtaattcaatTTAATATGAAAATGTGAATTCCTGCCAGtccaatcaaataaaaaaaaattgtgacaaGTTTGAGTGCACTGTATTAATGGATGCAGTATTCAGTGTGCTCTGCATTCAGAAAATTCCCTTACTTTAAAGTGTATATAGTCTACTGCTGAAATAGTATGAGTAGTATGGAAATATGCTACTTTTAGCATTGCCTTAAAgatgcaatatgtaaaatt
Coding sequences within:
- the si:ch211-207i20.3 gene encoding uncharacterized protein si:ch211-207i20.3, whose translation is MVVKMDAELLLFLVSENKELFDKNHSEYKNTKRKEVLWQGIADKMGVDVEEVKAKWKNLRDTYTRKKRLEQDGSRSGRAAKKKKQWKYMRVMDFLDPSTEHRSVILDSVPGKIEDDEPDEDSGAEPASTSTGTSMTSPGAIRSGIVKRRRSETLELLERYLASKDSRDREKDEQQQDEVDLFLRSLAPALRRLPASKQSLVKLQIQKILHDAEFGQPSFPQISSVSPSNQLLLQCSVVKPS